A single window of Callithrix jacchus isolate 240 chromosome 6, calJac240_pri, whole genome shotgun sequence DNA harbors:
- the LOC128928082 gene encoding uncharacterized protein LOC128928082 isoform X1 encodes MGIIHAWSIIHYWGIIHCCGIIHCCGIHRWASSMPGASSTAGTLSMPGASFTAVASSTDGHHSLLGHPLLWHHPQMGIIHAWSIIHFCRILHTWGIHCWDIIQSWGIIYCWGIIHAWGIIHCCGIHRWASSMPGASSTAGHHPHLGHPLLGHHPCLGHHPLLWHSQMGIIHAWSIIHVWSIIHCCGIIHCWDITHTWGIHCWDITPGASSTAVASSTDGHHPLLGHHPQMGHHPLLGHHPLLQHHSRLGHPLLGHHPLLRHHPQMGIIHAWSIIHCCSIIHRWASTDGASSTPGASTDGASSMPGASSTAGTSSMPGASTAWGGHQPHLGHHPVLWHHPPLGHHPLLWHPRLGHHPLLGHHPCLGHPLLGHHPLLKHHPCLGHHPLLVYHPCLGHHPPLGHYSRLGHPLLGHHPLLQHHPHLGHHPSLGHHPCLGHHPLLWHHPPLGHHPLLGHHPLLGHHPHLGHHPLLEQHPRLEHPLLGHHPMLRHHPQMGIIHAWSIIHCCSIIHRWGIIHSWGIHRWGIFHAWGIIHCWGIIHCWGIHAGGITHCWDIIHAWGIHCWGIHCCSIIHSWGIIHCCGIIHRWASPTAGASSMPGASSTAGTSTDGHHPCLGHHPLLGHPCLGHPLLGHHPHLEHHSLLQHHPQMGIIHCWGIIHCCGIIRAWGIIHCWGIFHTWGIHCWGIIHAWGINHAWGIIHFCGIIHSWDIIHCWGITHCWGIIHAWGIHCWGIIHCCGIHSWASSTPGASSTAGTSSTPGVSTAGTSSTPGASSTAVASTDGHHPRLEHHSRLGHYPLLGHHPRLGHPLLGHHPCLGHHPHLW; translated from the coding sequence atgggcatcatccatgcctggagcatcatccactaCTGGGGCATCAttcactgctgtggcatcattcactgctgtggcatccacagatgggcatcatccatgcctggagcatcatccactgctgggacactatccatgcctggggcatctttcactgctgtggcatcatccacagatgggcatcattcactcctggggcatccactgctatggcatcatccacagatgggcatcatccacgcctggagcatcatccacttTTGTCGCAtcctccacacctggggcatccactgctgggacatcatccagaGCTGGGGCATCATttactgctggggcatcatccacgcctggggcatcatccactgctgcggcatccacagatgggcatcatccatgcctggagcatcatccactgctggacatcatccacacctggggcatccactgctgggacatcatccatgcctggggcatcatccactgctgtggcattcacagatgggcatcatccatgctTGGAGCATCATCCACGtctggagcatcatccactgctgtggcatcatccactgctgggacatcacccacacctggggcatccactgctgggacatcacacctggggcatcatccactgctgtggcatcatccacagatgggcatcatccactcctggggcatcatccacagatggggcatcatccactgctggggcatcatccactgttGCAGCATCATTCACgcctggggcatccactgctgggccatcatccactgctgcggcatcatccacagatgggcatcatccatgcctggagcatcatccactgctgcagcatcatccacagatgggcatccacagatggggcatcatccacaccggGGGCATCCACAGATGGGGCAtcttccatgcctggggcatcatccactgctgggacatcatccatgcctggggcatccactgctTGGGGGGGGCATCagccacacctggggcatcatccagtgctgtggcatcatccacccctgggacatcatccactgctatggcatccacgcctggggcatcatccactgctgggacatcatccatgcctggggcatccactgctggggcatcatccactgctgaaacatcatccatgcctggggcatcatccacttcTGGTgtatcatccatgcctggggcatcaccCACCGCTGGGACATTATTCACgcctggggcatccactgctggggcatcatccactattgcagcatcatccacacctggggcatcatccaagcctggggcatcatccatgcttGGGGCATCATCCATTGCTATGGCATCATCCAcccctgggacatcatccactgctggggcatcacccactgctggggcatcatccacacctggggcatcatccactgctggaacAGCATCCACGCTTGGAGCATCCACTGCTGGGTCATCATCCAATGCTGCGGCATCATCcccagatgggcatcatccacgcctggagcatcatccactgctgcagcatcatccacagatggggcatcatccactcctgGGGCATCCACAGATGGGGCAtcttccatgcctggggcatcatccactgctggggcatcatccactgctggggcatccaTGCCGGGGGCATCACCCACTGCTGGGACAttatccacgcctggggcatccactgctggggcattcACTGCTGCAGCATCATCCACAGCTGGGGCATCATTCACTGCTgcggcatcatccacagatgggcatcacccactgctggggcatcatccatgcctggggcatcatccactgctggaacatccacagatgggcatcatccatgcctggggcatcacccactgctgggacatccatgcctggggcatccactgctggggcatcatccacacctggagcATCACTCACTGCTgcagcatcatccacagatgggcatcatccactgctggggcatcatccactgctgtggcatcatccgtgcctggggcatcatccactgctggggcatcttccacacctggggcatccactgctggggcatcatccacgctTGGGGCATCaaccacgcctggggcatcatccatttCTGTGGCATCATTCACTcttgggacatcatccactgctggggcatcacccactgctggggcatcatccacgcctggggcatccactgctggggcatcattcactgctgtggcatccacagttgggcatcatccacacctggagcatcatccactgctgggacatcatccacgcctggggtatccactgctgggacatcatccacgcctggggcatcatccactgctgtggcatccacagatgggcatcatccacgcTTGGAGCATCATTCACGTCTGGGGCattatccactgctgggacatcatccacgcctggggcatccactgctggggcatcatccatgcctggggcatcatccacacctctGGTAG
- the LOC128928082 gene encoding uncharacterized protein LOC128928082 isoform X2 yields the protein MPPDVDPVTAPNDLPESSSMAGTTGAYPQMGIIHSWGIIHAWGIIHAWGIIHRWASSTPGVSSTAVASTAGASFTAVASSTAGASSIAGASSTPGASSPAAASSTAGTSRLGHHPLLWHPQMGIFHTCSIIHCCSIIHSWGIIHCWGIIHSWGVIHCCGIIHAWGIIHCCGIIHPWDIIHCWGITHCWGIIHCWDIIHCWGIIHCCGIIYRWASSMPGASTAGASSTPGASSTAVASSTDGHHPLLGHHPQMGIIHAWSIIHCWDIHCWYITHTWGIIHCCGIIHRWASSTAVASSTDGESIPGASSTAGASSTAVASSTTGASSTPGALTAGASSMSGTSIVMASSTPGTSSSAGASPTSGASSMPGASCLGHPLLGHHLPLGHPLLGHHPPLGHPLLGDHPLLWHHLQMGIIHAWSIHCWGIIHAWGIIHCWGIIHCCGIIHRWASSTPGASSTDGHHPCLEHHPLLVHHPRLGHHPLLWHHPQMGIIYSWGIIHCCGIHRWGIIHTWGIIHCCGIIHNWGIIHALGIDCWGIIHV from the exons ATGCCCCCTgatgtg GACCCCGTGACAGCCCCAAATGACCTCc CTGAATCATCATCCATGGCTGGGACAACAGGGGCATATCCACAAATGGGCATCATCcacagctggggcatcatccatgcctggggtatcatccacgcctggggcatcatccacagatgggcatcatccacgcctggagtatcatccactgctgtggcatccacAGCTGGTGCATCAttcactgctgtggcatcatccacagctgGTGCATCATCCattgctggggcatcatccacgcctggggcatcatccccTGCTgcagcatcatccactgctgggacatcacgcctgggacatcatccatTGCTGtggcatccacagatgggcatcttCCACACCTgtagcatcatccactgctgcagCATTATCcacagctggggcatcatccactgctggggcatcatccactcctggggtgtcatccactgctgtggcatcatccatgcctggggcatcatccattgctgtggcatcatccacccctgggacatcatccactgctggggtatcacccactgctggggcatcatccactgctgggacatcatccactgctggggcatcatccactgctgtggcatcatttacagatgggcatcatccatgcctggagcatccactgctggggcatcatccacacctggggcatcatccactgctgtggcatcatccacagatgggcatcatccactcctggggcatcatccacagatgggcatcatccatgcctggagcatcatccactgctgggacatccacTGCTGGTACATCacccacacctggggcatcatccactgctgtggcatcatccacagatgggcatcatccactgctgtggcatcatccacagatggggaATCCATACCTGGGGCATCATctactgctggggcatcatccactgctgtggcatcatccacaacTGGGGCATCATCTACGCCTGGGGCATtgactgctggggcatcatccatgtcTGGGACATCCATTGTGATGGCATCATCCACCCCTGGGACATCATCCTCTGCTGGGGCATCACCGACTTCTGGGGCATCATCTATGCCTGGGGCATCAtgcctggggcatccactgctggggcatcatctacccctggggcatccactgctggggcatcatccacccctggggcatccactgctgggggatcatccactgctgtggcatcatttacagatgggcatcatccatgcctggagcatccactgctggggcatcatccacgcctggggcatcatccactgctggggcatcatccactgctgtggcatcatccacagatgggcatcatccactcctggggcatcatccacagatgggcatcatccatgcctggagcatcatccactgctggtaCATCacccacgcctggggcatcatccactgctgtggcatcatccacagatgggcatcatctactcctggggcatcatccactgctgtggcatccacagatggggcatcatccatacctggggcatcatccactgctgtggcatcatccacaactggggcatcatccacgccttgGGTATtgactgctggggcatcatccatgtcTAG